The following proteins are encoded in a genomic region of Mycolicibacterium confluentis:
- a CDS encoding MlaE family ABC transporter permease, with protein sequence MCLDTIVQMFRPPFAWREFLLQCWFVARVSMMPTVLLAIPFTVLTTFTLNILLVEIGAADFSGSGAALGAVTQIGPVVTVLVIAGAAATAMCADLGARTIREEIDALRVLGIDPIQALVVPRVLAATLISLMLASTVTMTGIVGGFFFSVFLQNVTPGAFAAGLTLLVGTPEVIVCLLKAAIFGMTAGLIACYKGITVGGGPAGVGNAVNETVVFTFLALFVINVIATAVAVKAGA encoded by the coding sequence ATGTGCCTGGACACGATCGTCCAGATGTTTCGCCCACCGTTCGCGTGGCGCGAGTTTCTGCTCCAATGCTGGTTCGTCGCGCGTGTCTCGATGATGCCGACAGTGCTCCTGGCCATTCCGTTCACGGTGCTCACGACCTTCACGCTGAACATCCTGTTGGTGGAGATCGGAGCGGCTGACTTCTCCGGATCCGGTGCGGCGCTGGGCGCAGTGACCCAGATCGGCCCAGTCGTCACGGTTCTCGTGATCGCTGGCGCGGCCGCCACCGCGATGTGCGCCGACCTCGGTGCCCGCACCATCCGCGAGGAGATCGATGCGCTGCGGGTGCTCGGCATCGATCCGATCCAGGCTCTCGTGGTACCGCGGGTGTTGGCGGCCACCCTGATCTCGCTGATGTTGGCCTCGACGGTGACGATGACGGGGATCGTGGGTGGGTTCTTCTTCTCCGTGTTCCTCCAGAACGTCACACCCGGCGCCTTCGCGGCGGGCCTGACGCTGCTGGTGGGGACGCCGGAGGTCATCGTCTGTCTGCTGAAGGCCGCGATCTTCGGCATGACCGCGGGTCTGATCGCCTGCTACAAGGGCATCACCGTCGGAGGTGGGCCGGCAGGGGTCGGCAACGCGGTCAACGAGACGGTCGTCTTCACGTTCCTGGCGCTGTTCGTGATCAATGTCATCGCCACGGCTGTCGCGGTGAAGGCGGGAGCATGA